The Euphorbia lathyris chromosome 2, ddEupLath1.1, whole genome shotgun sequence genome includes a window with the following:
- the LOC136217785 gene encoding uncharacterized protein, producing the protein MAAPVPPLPLDLSTVLTESKRIINAHSRHFLALSVFFLLPPSFSLTVYPTLHSLLTQSSSHNSKIRLSSYVFVDQIQNPSHLLTSRTLLLSLLFAFFVAVFALLAIGSLTCSVLHGFYGRPVKLVSAVKSAFTSFFPLLITVVFSQIIVSALIFVTGFSFFLVIQGIELLGFQFDYSSPYFIGFSVAISIVLLLVIVYLQLNCSLAGIIVVVESSWGFEPLKRSTFLIKRMRGVALALQLFFVFLGGVLLLVSTASGLTLGIGTNNGWKSSAFVLQIVLTSTLLMLLLLYNVAANTVLYMYCKATHGELVSEIAEEFAREYVSLPFDDGKVPHLISVAYT; encoded by the coding sequence GCTCACTCCCGCCATTTCCTCGCTCTCTCTgtcttctttcttctccctcccTCCTTCTCTCTCACCGTTTACCCAACCCTCCACAGCCTCCTTACCCAATCCTCCTCTCACAACTCCAAAATTCGTCTCTCTAGCTATGTTTTCGTCGATCAAATTCAAAACCCCTCTCATCTTCTCACTTCTAGAAcccttcttctctctcttctcttcgcTTTCTTTGTTGCCGTCTTTGCTCTCCTTGCTATTGGTTCCCTCACCTGTAGCGTTCTTCACGGTTTTTATGGAAGACCTGTCAAGCTCGTTTCTGCTGTCAAATCAGCTTTCACTTCATTTTTCCCTCTTTTGATAACGGTCGTTTTTTCTCAAATTATTGTGTCTGCGCTGATTTTTGTTACTGGATTTTCCTTCTTTTTGGTGATTCAAGGGATTGAGCTTCTCGGATTTCAATTTGACTACTCTTCTCCTTACTTTATTGGCTTCTCTGTGGCTATCTCGATTGTTTTGCTTTTGGTTATAGTATATTTGCAACTTAATTGTTCCCTAGCAGGCATTATTGTGGTTGTGGAATCAAGTTGGGGTTTTGAACCATTGAAAAGGAGTACTTTTCTGATAAAGAGAATGAGAGGAGTGGCTTTGGCTTTACAgctgttttttgtgtttttagggGGTGTTTTGTTACTTGTTAGCACTGCGTCAGGTTTGACACTGGGTATTGGCACAAACAATGGATGGAAGAGTAGCGCATTTGTTCTGCAAATTGTGCTGACTTCGACACTTCTTATGCTATTGCTTCTTTATAATGTAGCGGCAAATACTGTCTTGTATATGTATTGTAAAGCTACACATGGGGAGCTTGTGTCGGAGATTGCTGAGGAGTTTGCAAGGGAGTATGTCAGTTTGCCCTTTGATGATGGCAAAGTCCCTCACCTTATCTCTGTTGCTTATACTTGA